In Archaeoglobus profundus DSM 5631, the sequence TATATCCCATACAAAATGTTTAACTCGAATAGACAAAAACCTTCCCAAATAACCGGTCATGCATATCGCCTAAGGTAATCGATCTCAAACCTTACAGGATCTTTTCTAAATTCGTTCACAATACTTTCAGCTTTTCTTTTAAGATCACCTAAGGATTCTACAAACGAGTGCACAACCTCTCCAAAATATGTTTTTGGATGTTTGAAGCTTTTGTAGACTTCGAAGACTGGCACTAAGAGATTCAGGACATTCAGAACGATCTTGTAGCGATACTTCGGATTGTACTCAACAAGCATCCTCCCCACATTCAGCGCTCTTTTACAGTCAAGTTTGCAAGGATAAAAGTTCATGGTGAATAGGGAGTATGATTTTTCAGGTAAGTTAGGTTCTGGGAAGTTTTCCAGAACTTCTACAAAGACTCCTTGATCGATACAGTCTAATATGACATCCTTTTCAGGAGACTTTCCTCCAATCTTCTTTTGCGAAAAAGACTTAGTACAGCACTTAGGATAGCCCAAGAGCTTACCTTCTAGCATGATCATTTTTTTAACGTTGTTTGAAGTTGGATCCTTTTCAAGAGATTCAATCCTTTTAAGGATGTCTAAGGCCTTCGTTCTTTCTTTGCATATGTAAAAGGACAATCTATTGGTTAGAGAAAGAGTTATGGGATCAAACAACCATCTGTACGTTATTACAGAATAGCCCATCC encodes:
- a CDS encoding DUF483 domain-containing protein, translating into MLNPSVSLELVRIEAGVSNCIQAVLLSRDDLDHLRRMGYSVITYRWLFDPITLSLTNRLSFYICKERTKALDILKRIESLEKDPTSNNVKKMIMLEGKLLGYPKCCTKSFSQKKIGGKSPEKDVILDCIDQGVFVEVLENFPEPNLPEKSYSLFTMNFYPCKLDCKRALNVGRMLVEYNPKYRYKIVLNVLNLLVPVFEVYKSFKHPKTYFGEVVHSFVESLGDLKRKAESIVNEFRKDPVRFEIDYLRRYA